In one window of Brassica rapa cultivar Chiifu-401-42 chromosome A07, CAAS_Brap_v3.01, whole genome shotgun sequence DNA:
- the LOC103828589 gene encoding putative E3 ubiquitin-protein ligase XBAT35, with product MMQMDGGDRLRVTLLDCMETGRSSLPGLTLEAILMADRNGTPPQPLPSRNQSNRTLLDVMQREHRHDYSSHRDKTAWKSLREKLRLKRNATVWISSNPIPSLNTPVLNRDNDSHQLGSLLSNSRNEGGQSQPESASSGGVTADGRLQLGAVLAEERALSAREEETPPVTADMQPARMSLMELLDENEGQMSLVGVGGDGEEEERGVVEETAAAAEISCCVCMVRSKGAAFIPCGHTFCRLCSRELWVQRGNCPLCNTSISEILDLF from the coding sequence ATGATGCAAATGGACGGTGGTGATAGGCTGAGAGTGACGTTACTAGATTGTATGGAGACTGGCCGGAGCTCGTTACCGGGGTTGACTCTCGAAGCTATTCTAATGGCCGACAGAAACGGAACCCCGCCGCAGCCTCTGCCGTCTAGGAACCAATCGAATCGGACACTTCTTGATGTAATGCAGAGAGAGCACCGACACGACTACAGCAGCCACCGAGACAAGACCGCTTGGAAGTCTCTCCGCGAAAAGCTCCGCCTCAAACGCAATGCTACCGTTTGGATCTCGTCGAATCCTATCCCGAGTTTGAATACTCCTGTCCTTAACCGGGATAATGACAGTCACCAGCTCGGTTCTCTCCTCTCCAACTCCAGAAACGAAGGAGGACAATCGCAACCGGAGTCTGCTTCCAGCGGCGGAGTAACGGCGGATGGGAGGTTACAGTTAGGAGCGGTGTTGGCGGAGGAGAGAGCGTTATCAGCGAGGGAAGAGGAAACGCCGCCGGTGACGGCAGACATGCAGCCGGCGAGGATGTCGTTGATGGAGTTGTTGGATGAGAACGAAGGGCAAATGAGCTTGGTAGGAGTAGGAGGAGACGGGGAGGAAGAGGAGAGAGGAGTGGTGGAGGAGACGGCGGCGGCCGCGGAGATAAGCTGTTGTGTTTGTATGGTAAGAAGCAAAGGAGCAGCGTTTATACCGTGTGGTCATACGTTCTGCAGGTTGTGTTCGAGAGAGCTTTGGGTTCAAAGAGGAAACTGTCCTCTATGCAACACCTCCATTTCAGAAATTCTTGATCTCTTTTAG